A stretch of the Terriglobales bacterium genome encodes the following:
- a CDS encoding sigma-54 dependent transcriptional regulator has product MSQEKVLIVEDEDNARTGLAEMVGTWGYRTETARDGLEALEKAAAWSPAVVITDIKMPRMDGIELLQRLAELPVPIMAIVVTAQGSGEVGFQAGQLGAYSYIEKPIHPARLRNLLENATRQHETEVELEVTRRKLRDTGTLGSLVGSSKKMQEIFRLVEMVAPSTASVLITGESGTGKELVARTIHNLSPRKSKPFVAINCSAIPETLIESEIFGHEKGAFTGALERRAGCFELAEEGTLLLDEIGEMPVGTQAKLLRVLEDRKLRRLGSKVETEVDVRVLAATNKVPEEAVAKGELRNDVYYRLNVFNIHMPALREHKEDLPQLVEALLAEVNAKHGRQVARVSEPVMELFLKYGWPGNVRELRNTLERAVIVCEGAAVEQKHLPPGFGSLLPRPPVAEANAVRVSVGTTVEEAEKALILKTLEATNNNKTRAAEILGISLKTLHNKLKEYGSTVTNGVAAGSGT; this is encoded by the coding sequence ATGAGCCAGGAAAAGGTACTGATCGTCGAGGACGAGGACAACGCCCGCACCGGCTTGGCCGAAATGGTCGGGACCTGGGGCTATCGGACGGAGACTGCCCGCGACGGGCTGGAGGCCCTGGAAAAAGCGGCGGCCTGGTCGCCGGCAGTGGTGATCACCGACATCAAGATGCCGCGGATGGACGGCATCGAGTTGCTGCAGCGGCTGGCCGAATTGCCCGTGCCCATCATGGCCATCGTGGTCACGGCCCAGGGGTCGGGCGAGGTCGGCTTCCAGGCCGGACAACTCGGCGCCTACAGCTACATCGAGAAACCCATCCATCCGGCGCGGCTGCGCAACCTGCTGGAGAACGCCACCCGGCAGCACGAGACCGAGGTCGAGCTGGAGGTCACGCGCCGCAAGCTGCGCGACACCGGCACTCTGGGCTCGCTGGTGGGCTCCTCGAAGAAGATGCAGGAGATCTTCCGCCTGGTCGAGATGGTGGCCCCGAGCACCGCCTCGGTGCTCATCACCGGCGAGAGCGGCACCGGCAAAGAGCTGGTGGCCCGCACCATCCATAATCTGAGTCCGCGCAAAAGCAAGCCGTTCGTGGCCATCAACTGCTCCGCCATCCCTGAGACCCTGATCGAGAGCGAGATCTTCGGCCATGAAAAAGGCGCCTTCACCGGCGCCCTGGAGCGCCGCGCCGGCTGCTTCGAACTCGCCGAGGAAGGCACGCTCCTGCTGGACGAGATCGGGGAAATGCCGGTGGGCACGCAGGCCAAGTTGCTGCGCGTGCTCGAGGACCGCAAGCTCCGCCGCCTGGGCAGCAAGGTGGAGACGGAAGTGGACGTGCGAGTGCTGGCCGCCACCAATAAGGTCCCGGAAGAGGCCGTCGCCAAGGGCGAACTGCGTAATGACGTCTACTACCGCCTCAACGTCTTCAACATCCACATGCCGGCGCTGCGCGAACACAAGGAGGACTTGCCGCAACTGGTCGAGGCGCTGCTCGCCGAAGTCAACGCCAAGCATGGGCGCCAGGTCGCCAGGGTCAGCGAGCCGGTGATGGAGCTTTTCCTCAAGTACGGCTGGCCGGGGAATGTGCGTGAACTCCGCAACACCCTGGAGCGCGCCGTGATCGTCTGCGAGGGCGCCGCGGTGGAGCAGAAGCATCTGCCTCCGGGGTTCGGCAGCCTGCTGCCCAGGCCGCCGGTGGCCGAAGCGAACGCGGTGCGCGTCAGCGTGGGCACCACTGTGGAAGAAGCGGAGAAGGCCTTGATCCTCAAGACCCTGGAGGCTACCAATAACAACAAGACCCGGGCGGCGGAGATCCTGGGCATCAGCCTCAAGACCTTGCACAACAAGCTGAAGGAGTACGGCAGCACGGTGACCAACGGGGTAGCCGCCGGCAGCGGCACGTAG
- a CDS encoding ATP-binding protein, producing the protein MARIHLKTKLVLAITLMVMALVAVLSSIYLSHLVRQRVEEVYQSAQFVGHEVFHATRQALEVDLSSTKADLSDPAGLRAAIEEVLTTDPGLNSLLQSIVGYSPTIYDVAIVDPRGRALLHTDADKTGKLVPERDDFAVVRNGSIRQQVGMVFGPARVFEIRIPLERDGQPFGAIRVGISTVFLKNTLQPQLTSAVLFSGLAILVSLALAAGLSNLALKPLEAINRRLDLLTAGQPVPEKESARSDEYGVVTNKIDRLGQQVRDVKEVFSALKENLDQIMANLEDGLMLFTRDWRAVLVSAAVERFLGQPRHQMLGHDVREIFDENTRLGRIVRDAFQLRQDVGVCEVDTEEGRRVQVSVDFIEENGERIGALITLRDAESVRRIEDEIELSRRLAAIGRLTSGVAHEVKNPINAIVVHLEVLRQKLHAVDPDTQRHMDVIGAEIQRLDRVVQTLVDFTRPVELRLADHDLRRIVDDVLMLAAPEAERLGVAIERNLAGGPLPVKVDADLLKQAVLNIVINGVQAMPRGGSLTVSVGRHDPEAWIEVRDQGGGIPPDIRDKIFNLYFTTKKAGSGIGLAMTYRVMQLHNGSVEFESRDGEGTTFRLHLPLAAAHEQPPAELAAQP; encoded by the coding sequence ATGGCCCGCATTCACCTGAAGACGAAACTGGTGCTGGCCATCACCCTGATGGTGATGGCGCTGGTGGCCGTCCTGTCCAGCATCTACCTCTCCCACCTGGTGCGCCAGCGGGTGGAAGAGGTGTACCAGAGCGCCCAGTTCGTGGGACACGAGGTCTTCCACGCCACCCGCCAGGCCTTGGAGGTGGACCTCAGCAGCACCAAGGCCGACCTCTCCGATCCGGCCGGGCTGCGCGCCGCCATCGAAGAGGTGCTGACCACCGATCCGGGCCTCAATTCCCTGCTGCAATCCATCGTGGGTTATTCGCCCACCATCTACGACGTGGCCATCGTGGACCCGCGGGGGCGCGCGCTCTTGCACACCGACGCCGACAAGACCGGCAAGCTGGTGCCGGAGCGCGATGATTTCGCGGTCGTGCGCAACGGCAGCATCCGCCAGCAGGTCGGCATGGTCTTCGGCCCGGCACGGGTCTTCGAGATCCGCATCCCGCTGGAACGCGACGGGCAGCCGTTCGGCGCCATCCGCGTCGGCATCTCGACGGTCTTCCTGAAGAACACCCTGCAACCGCAGTTGACCAGCGCGGTGCTGTTCTCCGGGCTGGCTATCCTGGTCTCCCTGGCGCTGGCCGCCGGACTCTCGAACCTGGCGCTGAAGCCGCTGGAAGCCATCAACCGGCGGCTCGACCTGCTGACCGCCGGCCAGCCGGTGCCGGAGAAGGAGAGCGCGCGCAGCGACGAGTACGGCGTGGTCACCAACAAGATCGACCGGCTCGGCCAGCAGGTGCGCGACGTCAAGGAGGTCTTCTCCGCCTTGAAGGAGAACCTTGACCAGATCATGGCCAACCTGGAAGACGGCTTGATGCTGTTCACCCGCGACTGGCGGGCGGTGCTGGTGAGCGCTGCCGTGGAGCGTTTTCTCGGCCAGCCGCGCCACCAGATGCTGGGCCATGACGTCCGCGAGATCTTCGACGAGAACACCCGGCTGGGCCGGATCGTCCGCGACGCCTTCCAGCTTCGGCAGGACGTCGGCGTCTGCGAAGTGGACACCGAAGAAGGCCGGCGGGTACAGGTCTCGGTGGACTTCATCGAGGAGAACGGCGAGCGCATCGGAGCGCTGATCACCTTGCGCGATGCCGAGTCGGTGCGGCGTATCGAGGACGAGATCGAGCTTTCCCGGCGCCTGGCCGCCATCGGGCGGCTGACCTCCGGGGTGGCCCACGAGGTCAAGAACCCGATCAACGCCATCGTGGTGCACCTCGAGGTGCTGCGGCAGAAGCTGCACGCGGTGGATCCCGACACCCAGCGCCACATGGACGTCATCGGCGCCGAGATCCAGCGCCTGGACCGCGTGGTGCAGACCCTGGTGGACTTCACCCGGCCGGTGGAATTGCGTTTGGCCGACCACGACTTGCGCCGCATCGTGGACGACGTTCTGATGCTGGCCGCCCCCGAGGCCGAACGGCTGGGCGTGGCCATCGAGCGCAACCTCGCCGGCGGGCCGCTGCCCGTCAAGGTCGATGCCGACCTGCTGAAGCAGGCGGTGCTCAACATCGTCATCAACGGGGTGCAGGCGATGCCCCGCGGCGGGAGCCTCACCGTGTCCGTCGGACGCCACGATCCCGAGGCGTGGATCGAGGTGCGCGACCAGGGCGGCGGCATCCCCCCGGACATCCGCGACAAGATCTTCAACCTTTATTTCACGACCAAGAAGGCCGGCAGCGGGATCGGCCTGGCCATGACCTATCGGGTGATGCAGTTGCACAACGGCTCCGTCGAATTCGAGAGCCGCGACGGCGAAGGCACCACCTTCCGCTTACACCTGCCGCTGGCCGCGGCCCACGAACAGCCGCCGGCAGAATTGGCGGCACAGCCCTGA
- a CDS encoding tetratricopeptide repeat protein, translating into MKNRFLAIILVAVSTAPAAAQVQSILIEAGTPEDAAIQAITKESDDAKRLAMWEEFVAKYASSPAAVAYGDSQIAQHYLSAGDAAKALAYGDKAMAAVPNNLDILMSQTMAAQQLKDNGKIMGYASLGGKAINGIKKAPAPPGVEAADWAAKLEGQRQQVQQQFEFFDGAAFNAVAAEQNAKKRVEYAQKYDESFSDGRYIDQVHQLAITGLLQAQDFTALAKYGEAALAASPNNVATLSLLAYALAEDPNPRNPYLARAMEHARKAVGLGKADAPEADRTIKLSVGLAHEALGYALMKQDKTAAAISEFKSASDLLKDDPGSQEVVLFRLGYAYAKLKRYAEAREALNATIALKGPFEKQARDVLAKVNAAGTAR; encoded by the coding sequence ATGAAGAACCGGTTCCTGGCAATCATCCTTGTTGCCGTCTCTACGGCGCCGGCGGCGGCGCAGGTGCAAAGCATCCTCATCGAGGCGGGCACGCCCGAAGATGCCGCCATCCAGGCCATCACGAAAGAGTCCGATGATGCCAAGCGGCTGGCAATGTGGGAGGAGTTCGTCGCCAAGTACGCCTCCAGCCCGGCCGCAGTGGCCTATGGCGATTCGCAGATCGCGCAGCACTATCTATCGGCCGGCGATGCCGCCAAGGCGTTGGCCTACGGCGACAAGGCCATGGCCGCGGTGCCGAACAATCTCGACATCCTGATGTCGCAGACCATGGCGGCGCAGCAGTTGAAGGACAACGGCAAGATCATGGGTTACGCCTCGCTGGGCGGCAAGGCGATCAACGGGATCAAGAAGGCGCCGGCCCCGCCGGGAGTGGAGGCCGCGGATTGGGCGGCCAAACTGGAAGGGCAGCGCCAGCAGGTGCAGCAGCAGTTCGAGTTCTTCGATGGCGCGGCCTTCAACGCTGTGGCTGCGGAACAGAACGCCAAGAAGCGGGTCGAGTACGCCCAGAAGTACGACGAATCGTTCTCCGACGGCCGCTACATTGACCAGGTGCATCAGTTGGCCATCACGGGGCTGCTGCAGGCCCAGGATTTCACCGCTCTCGCCAAGTACGGGGAGGCGGCGCTGGCCGCCAGTCCGAACAACGTCGCCACCCTATCGCTGCTCGCTTATGCGCTGGCCGAGGACCCGAATCCCAGGAACCCTTACCTGGCAAGGGCCATGGAACATGCGCGCAAGGCGGTGGGATTGGGCAAGGCGGATGCGCCTGAGGCCGATCGCACCATCAAGCTGTCGGTCGGGCTGGCGCATGAGGCGCTGGGCTACGCCCTGATGAAACAGGACAAGACCGCCGCGGCCATCTCTGAGTTCAAGAGCGCCAGCGACCTGCTGAAGGACGATCCGGGATCGCAGGAAGTCGTGCTTTTCCGCCTGGGCTATGCCTACGCCAAGCTCAAGCGCTATGCCGAGGCCAGGGAAGCGCTGAACGCGACCATCGCGCTCAAGGGCCCCTTCGAGAAGCAGGCCCGGGACGTGTTGGCCAAGGTGAACGCGGCGGGGACGGCGCGCTGA
- a CDS encoding MFS transporter: MRRALQHRGLRLIFVANLISMVGSGMNTAAVTWYILQATHSEMSLSLLVVLQTVPAMLMLPFTGVIIDREDRRRLVMLLDAGRGVVIAIVAVLAFTHRVQVWQLYAMGVLVAAGFWMFWPTITALIQELSPEEEFVGANTMLLAGLQGGWMIAGALVGFVYEHIHLSGILAVDVATYVISFLCYLAVRKGRVTVAQRDLPPGVAEGSWGQFLHELRAGLKYLHGRRSVVLLGIAWALFIAGMLTQGVVTAPLSDRILHGGAQGYGWLNMGWAIGAFSSALYASLVIRYLRGRRAVTFAMAVLAISLTLAPHSRVLPLAVLCYIVMGSGRGIGGVGISSSMMEMVPKHFMGRVQNTFYFLGTLLQLITCIAVGAVAHHLSLALGFAIIGLMYAVAALTSAWPVAKAQEAPAEPVPESAEAT; the protein is encoded by the coding sequence ATGCGGCGGGCGCTCCAACATCGCGGTTTGAGACTCATCTTTGTCGCCAACCTGATCTCCATGGTAGGCAGCGGCATGAACACCGCCGCCGTCACCTGGTACATCCTGCAGGCCACTCATTCCGAGATGAGCCTGAGCCTGCTGGTGGTGCTGCAGACCGTCCCCGCCATGCTCATGCTTCCCTTCACCGGGGTCATCATCGACCGCGAGGACCGGCGCCGCCTGGTCATGCTGCTCGACGCCGGCCGCGGGGTGGTGATCGCCATCGTCGCCGTGCTCGCCTTCACCCATCGCGTGCAGGTGTGGCAGCTCTACGCCATGGGCGTGCTGGTGGCCGCGGGCTTCTGGATGTTCTGGCCTACCATCACCGCCCTCATCCAGGAACTGTCGCCGGAGGAGGAATTCGTCGGCGCCAACACCATGCTGCTCGCCGGGCTGCAGGGCGGATGGATGATCGCCGGCGCCCTGGTTGGCTTCGTGTACGAGCACATCCATCTGAGCGGCATCCTTGCCGTCGATGTCGCGACCTATGTGATCTCCTTCCTCTGCTACCTCGCGGTCCGCAAAGGCAGAGTGACGGTCGCCCAACGTGATCTGCCGCCCGGGGTGGCCGAAGGCTCCTGGGGCCAGTTTCTGCACGAACTGCGCGCCGGGCTCAAGTACCTGCATGGGCGGCGCTCGGTGGTCCTGCTGGGCATCGCGTGGGCGTTGTTCATCGCCGGCATGCTGACCCAGGGCGTGGTTACCGCGCCGCTCAGTGACCGCATCCTGCACGGCGGCGCCCAGGGGTATGGCTGGCTGAACATGGGATGGGCGATCGGGGCCTTCAGCAGCGCCCTGTACGCGTCCCTGGTCATCCGCTACCTGCGCGGCCGCCGCGCCGTCACTTTCGCCATGGCCGTCCTGGCGATTAGCCTGACGCTGGCGCCGCACTCCCGCGTCCTGCCGCTGGCCGTGTTGTGCTACATCGTCATGGGATCGGGCCGCGGCATCGGTGGCGTCGGCATCTCCTCCAGCATGATGGAGATGGTCCCCAAACACTTCATGGGACGGGTGCAGAACACCTTCTACTTCCTGGGCACGCTGCTGCAATTGATCACCTGCATCGCCGTGGGCGCGGTCGCTCACCACCTCTCCCTGGCGCTGGGCTTCGCCATCATCGGATTGATGTACGCCGTTGCCGCCCTGACCTCCGCCTGGCCGGTGGCGAAGGCGCAGGAGGCCCCGGCCGAGCCGGTGCCGGAATCCGCCGAGGCGACTTGA